In the Rhododendron vialii isolate Sample 1 chromosome 2a, ASM3025357v1 genome, TTCCAATTGActgattgattttgttttttgggtgtaGAAGccgaataataataataataatgggtTGAAGCCACGCCCGCCCAAATCGGCGTCGAAGCCGGCCTCGTCGAACCCAGAGGAGCTTGAGATAGAGATCGCGGAGGTGTTGTACGGGATGATGACTCAATCGCACAACAACAGTTCTTCGAAGAAGGATGTTGTTGGTAGCGATTCGGTCAGTCTTGATGCAAGAGAGATgaacaacaacagcaacaaaTCGAGGGTTTCGTCTCCGATCTCCAACTCGACATCGCAGTTGCCCCAAAATTCAAGCTCTTCTGCTGCTCCTCTCTCTGCCGTTGGTCCGTTTCTTCGCCATTTTCAGCTCAATCGATTCGTATATATATACCATGTAGAGTTGCCTCTCTATACGGCCCCTTTTGGATTGAGGGttttggtgagaaaagaaaaaggaggaggatcTCACCATTTCtctcaaaaaaatgagagttcAATTCCTCTGTAACTCTGTACTGGTGCATTTCCGGCCTTGGATCGCATAAAAATTCTCACACAATCTAATGACCCAAAATACACCGGTACAAAGGTACACCAATTCCTCGGTACAAAGGATTTGAGGGAAAAAATTGATGCGATTTGATGAGAGACCATAtacctttcttttctcatgagATCACTCAGTTCAAAGGGGCAACAGAAGGGTCTCTGTATTTTCTGGGAATTTGGctgattttgagatttttgttGTGGGTTGAAATGAGCAGCACCGAAGAGGAAAAGGCCGCGGCAAGTAAGTGACAATCTGGGTAGCAGTTTCAGTGTTCGGCACGGCCCAATTTCGTCTATGACAAAAGTTGAGGTCGATTTACCACCGAAGAAGGAAATTTCGTCACCTACTGTGGGATCTGCAGCTGAAAATGGTGGCGTTCCACTTGATTTTGCCAATTCTCAGGTGGGTCCACCTCCGTCGGAGCTGCCGGATTCGAGCCGGGATGTGGGTCTGGCCAAGGAGGAGGCGGCGGTTACCTCTCCAAAGAAGGAATCGCCTGCGGTTAGACCAGACAGTGATCGTGAAATTGCGACAGTGACTGAAGCGTGAGGATTGTTAAAGATTTTGCGTTTTCATTAATTTctattcacttttttttgtttttggtcagAGCAACTCTAATaaagattttgggtgttttctgTAGGGAGCCAACAATCTCCACGTTTGAAAGCAAGCGAGAAGAAAAATTCGAGATCGATCTGATGGTGAGGATGAAGATTCAATAcaatcttcttctcttttttgacTTAGgctttttttagagatttttgaagatttttgtttttgacttttttttccgCTTGTTGTAGGCTCCGCCTCCACAGATGAGATCATCGCCAGAAAGGGAAGGAGAGATCAATTTTGGCTCTGTTTTGGAGCAGAAACCGTTGACTAGGAATAAGGAAGGTGAAAATGCCGTAAAAAGTGGCAGAGAAGAGGCTGTGAATGCGGAACCTGAGCAAAAAAGGGCAAAAGTGACGGTGGAAGAAGGTGAATCGGAGAGGAAACCAGTCCTTGTGAATAAGGAGAGGAAGATTAATCTTCAGCTTAATTTGGAAAAGCATGAAAGGGATGTCAAATTAAACCCGGATGTTCACAAAccacaacagcagcagcaaccaAAACCTGTAAAGGATGAGCTGCCGCATTCCGAAAAAATCGGTATGTTAAAAATTCTCGATTGGAGAAAATCTTTTTCAGTGGGTTTTGCTGATTCAGTGGGTTTTCCCAAATTTGGCGAGTGATTCTTTCTTGGAATTTAGAGTTCTCCGTTTGTCTTTGAAACAATCTGTTTTAGGTTGGGATTTTTGGCTTTGTGGGTTTTGCTTATTTAGTTGACATTGTTGTCACTTGTTTTAATTTGCAGCTCAATCTGGCTCTGTGCCTTTGCCCATGTCTGTGGCTAGCTGGCCCGGAGGGCTTCCGCCAATGGGGTATGCATGCTCAGATTCAATTGTTACATGTTGGTTTTGTCGCTCCATTAGTACTATCAAGATATCCATATCATTGGGTTTATGAACTGTTCTCTAAATTTGTCATTTCTTCTTGTAGCACATATATGGCACCTTTACGAGGAGTTGTATCCATGGATGGAAACACAGTATCTCCTGCACCAATACAGGTATGACAtagctttttatttgtttcaaacTCTTTGGTGTTTTGTTAGAAATGGgatttgattttcttgaagCCATGTATCGGTTAATTGAGATgatgttttttcattttgttgtttttggatGCTTTGGTGCTTCCTTAAGTTGCTCCAATGCTCATGACCGAATCTGTGttcttgttctctctctctctctctctctctctctctctcttgtgcaTTTGTGCAGCCGCTGTTCTCTCACCCACGACCTAAAAGGTGTGCAACACATTGCTACATTGCTCGCAACATTCATTACCTCCAGCAATTCATGAAGATGAACCCGTTCTGGCCACCTGCAGCTGGTTCTGCTGCATCGTTGTTTGGGGCGAAACCTTGTAATCTCAATCTTATGCCATCTGCAGAATTGCAAGGAAACAATGCCGGCAAAATATTGAACTCTGTGCAGGAAAAGGGTCAGGGACTGTCAATCTTCCCCAGTCAGTCTGCGAAAGACAAAGGGTCTCAAGCTAACAACATTGCCGACGCACAGAGGAAGCAGCAACAGATTATGCTTCAGCAAGCTTTGCCCCCTGGCGCACCTAGCAATATACTGGTACTTCTCTTCCTTCACCTCTGGAACTTGCTGGTTCATTTACtgtttcaaaaatagttttccaGACTTTTCAGGGAACTACTTGAAATCACAATAAAGTCTTATTCATTTGGGGTTTCTGGAAATCGCTTTATAATCATTTTTGCTGAatgctttttaaatttttttttaaagaagaatGCAAATGCTCGTGGTTCTCACATCagattttttccctttttctgaCAATTTGGAAACAACATTTGATTCCCGGGAACTGGTACTGTCCTCATGAAAATTCTAAACTAACTTTCAAAAACTATCTAGCTATAAGGCAtccaaatgaagagaaaaatgttGAATTGTTTTCGTATTTTAAAGTGgtttttgagaaaaatgaaTATCTTTTTGGTGTTTTCTTTAGAAATGGGGGGTTGTCTTAAGATTTCCTTAATGACAATTTTCCAAATCCATCAACCAAACTAGTTTTCTGGATGATGTTCTAGAAAATCTTTCTCTGAAACAACACTTAAAATCCCAAATGCTGTTTCTAGTTTGCTGAATCAATTGTTTAGAGCCTTGTCTAACTTAGTTTTTATGTCTCTCCCTAGCATGGACCTGCTTTCATATTCCCGTTGAACCAGCAACAGGCAGCAGCGGCCGCCGCGGCTGCTTCTGTTCGACCTGGATCTGTTAAGCCTCCTACATCTTCAGGAAATGTAGCCGCCTCCACCGCATCTACTTCTGCTTCCGTGAGTGGATCAACAACAGCACCCCCAGCTGCCACTGCAGTAACTTTCAGTTACCCCAATATGCCCGCAAGTGAAACCCAGTTCTTAGCCATATTACAGAACAACCCATACCCTTTTCCGATTCCATCTGTCGGAGCGCCACCCACATATCGAGGAACCCAAGCTCAAGCAATGCCTTTCTTCAACGGTTCTTTCTATTCTTCTCAGATGATGCACCCAGCTCAGctccagcagcagcagcaacaacagcagCTGTCCGCTCAGCAACAGAATACCTCCAGCGGTTCTTCTTCATCACAGAAGCATTTGCATagtcagcagcagcagcagcagcagcagcagcagcagagaCCACAAGGCAGTAGCGGGAACAACCTCCATAACTTTCCTGCTCCGAAGAAGACGAATCAACACATGACAAATGCTGAGGTGGGTGGTGAAGATAGCCCTTCTACTGCTGATAGTAGAGTTTCTCGCGCTTCAAAGGGTGTCTACAGTCAGAATTTCGCTGCAATGTCAATGCCAATTCACACCCAGAATTTTGCATTGATGAGCCCTGCTCCTCTCTCGGTTTTAGGTGGTGCTGCCAGTGGTGGTGGAAATCAAGGTGAAAAgaaacaacagcagcaacaacaacaacagggTTTGAAGGCTGGAGTTGAATCTATAACCCCTCAGACTTTTGCCATGTCATTTGGGTCAATGAGTGGTGTTGACATGTCTTCGGTGGCGCAAAATCATGCAATGCTCCAGAGTCTACCAGACTCTACGAGGCATAGCATTCAGATGATGGCCGTCGCCCAAGCCGCCAACCAGAAGAAGAATTTCCGTGTCTCCGAGGAAGCTAAAACTGCCTCCGCCATCGGCGATACCTCTACTAACCCagatgaagagaaaaagaactCAACGGTGAAGCCGCCATCAACTGTTGGGCAGCAATCCATTGTTTTCTCAAGAACAGATGTACCAGACTCCATATCCTCCGCTTCTCTGCGGGCCACACGTACCTCATCTACACCAAATGCAATGGCCACTGCGAATGCGCCTCCCAACTCTCCGCTGCAAGCTCAACTGCAGTTTCAGCAGCATCAGCAGGTGATGCATCAGCTCCAGAAGCAACaccaacagcagcagcagcagctggtGGCTGCTGCAGCAGCTGTAAGGAATAAGACTCCATCCACGAGTAATGGTAGTGTTTACAGTGATCATTTGGCGTCATCAGCCAAAATTCCGAATGGGCTTTCTAATTTCCAGCAAAATCTTGTGCAAAATAGCAGCAGCAGCTCAAGTCAGTCCCATCAGTGGAAGAATTCTTTGAAGACTGCCTCACAAGTCCCATCAACCACGTCATCGCTGAAAAATCCTCCTCCTCAACAACAAAATAGAACCCAACACAATCAAACTCAGATTTCTTTCGGGGGTACCCAAAAACAagcaacaccaccaccaccacaaggaCAACAAGCTGCCAATAGCCACCATGCCCCATCTCCTCCAATGGCCGTTGGCTCCCCCACAACTTCCTCTATCTCCAAGGGTGCCAGTGCAAGCCCAAGGACGACAACCACGCCCGCTTCAGCTGCCAGTAGATCCGCCCAACCTTCTGCATTGTCATCTCAGCCGCCCAAGAACTCGGCCTCAGTTGGCAGCAGAAATGTTTCATCAGTACTTAGCAATTCTCATGTTACCAATTCTCATGTTACCTCTTTCTCAAACACCTCCGCCAAGCCTCAAAtgcaacaacagcagcaacagaTGTTAATTTCTCATTTTATGCAAACCCAAGCTGCAAATCAACAACCTTTTTATTTACAAAGACGAATCTTTGAACAATCAAAACCAGTTTCTTCCGCCACATCATCTTCTACTGGGATGTTGTCGCTATGTTCTCCTACTACAGGATCTAATGCAAGCACTTCAGATGCAAAAGCAGTTGCTGCTTCCGCCACCTCTGCTGTTGCGAGCAATTTGAAAGGTGGTGCGTCGCCGTCACAGGGTattcttcattctgctgtgccACCGGGTTTCGCTTATGTTCATGCTGTTCCTTCTACGGGTCAGGTTAAACCAGCTGAGCAGAAACAACCTGCTGGTGAGTAGTactattccctttttttttcctttctagtaCAGTATTACATTGCACCCCTTGTCCTATTTTATAGCCCATTTTGATTGATTTATTTGGTGAGAAATTGGAATCGTGCTTGGTTTACAAGTTGGTTGATGAATGGGGAGAAAGAGGACACTTATTTCTCCAGTTTCTTGACCAAAAATGGCGAGATGGGGTagggaaaaaattaattttgttgtgTTCTTATTTTTCCAAATTATTGAGACTGCCCAATGTTTAGGTTTCTACTCATCCAAATAAAATAGTGAGAAGAAACTCAGTAACTTCTCTTAGGAAGACATACAATgataattgtttttttcttttcttgcgtAATTTCCAAAGTTTGTTGTGGAAAATGATCTTAGTTGTTGGAGATTTATATTAAATGGGGATTGTAATTTGTGAAGGCAACAGGGATTCCTTAACCAGGAAATGACAATTTGCGTACGTGCTGGCAGCCTGAGAAGAAATGGAAAAGAGCACCACAAGCATCGCTCGCTTGGCATCGAGATGGACTTTTTGGGACGAGGAATGCGCCATTTTGGTAACAACTTGAAGTCGAACGAGCCATTTTCGTAACAACTTGAATTGAAACGGGCAAAGGGTAGCGTTGTTCGTCAGATCTTGGATTGTGAATGAATGAATACAAATGTATCTATCTATGTACACTGTTGTGTGTATATCCGACAGGGTTGGTCTCAAGTCTAAATTAATTTCATTGGTTTTTGAGAGAGAAGTTATCAGATTTTTTGCATGGCTAGAGAGGAATGTTTGGTAAGAGACTTGAGACAAAAGAATGAAATACCAGACTTATCTTGAAATTTGTCTTTGCGCAGGGAATGGAAATCTAATCCTCTTTACTAATCTTTCTTGTTCCTTCTTTAGAGGTTCAATTTGTACTTGGAAAAAAAGCAGCTTAAAGCATCTTCTGTTTGCATGTATTTGGTGTAATGTTTTCggtgtatttattttttcctacgatgctgtgtgtgtgtgtgtgtgttggtgtATTGTGGGATATGCCATTGTAGTTTTGTTTGATTAGTTTGAGTGCAAAATGGGTGGTTGTGAGAAGGAGGTGCCTTGTTTTCTTTGCTCACTTCAAATTTCAGGATGTTGCTATCATTGTCGCAGTATAATATGGGCGACAAGTAGATGAGGACATGGGAAGAAACAGCAGAGCAGTTTCTAGTCTAGTGCTGTGAGTTTGGGTCTTTTGCTTGGATTGGTCATAAAGAGATAGATGTgtgttctagagagagagatagatgtgtgttctagagagagagagagagagagagagagagaggtggattTCCATGGGCCTTAAACCTAAAAGGAAGTGAAGGGTGTTACTTATTGTACTGGCACTGGGTTTGGCTTGAGGTAAGTGGTGGGACCATATCACTCCATAATTGTGTATAGTTCAGACACACCATAGCGAAGgagacttctttttttttttgggttagagGATTAGGGGCGTTTAGGTCAGCTTTAAATGCACTTCGACTAATTTCTTCTTCCATCCGTTCAAAGGCACGTTATCCACACTGggaataaaaattattttctcacGATTTGATCCCAAGAATTACAGTAATGCTAACCACACAAACAATAGCACACagaatgtgcacagattttgttgtggagtccatcatgggtctcacacaaatgattcgagctgttcattacatgtaaaatattttttcaagtaatcttgcaaaaaaatcagctcaatccgatacctataggtgtttaaaccaatcatctaacttttaattctaattttcagataattaaaagttaGATGAtcggatcgagcacctataggtatcagattgacttgatttttcaTGGGGatcattgaaaaaatattttacatttaataaacaattcggatcatttatgtgggacccgtggtgggccatacaacaaaatctgtgcacaatttgtacATTATTTGTTTGTGTGGACAAACTTACTGCAAGAATAGAATTAACCCCTGGTCAATTCTATGGATAGCAAACCCCACCAACCAATCAGATTAACTCTAAACACAAAATTTGTGGCGTGGGAGTTAAAAGTGGTGCGTCAATGTATTTTTAAGTCAATTATCTTGACCTAATAGTGATCATTACACCAATTATTCCGTAATTTGATGCTGGTCATTCTTTGAGTGAATTAGAcagttgaaaatattttccttaaGAGAAGCAAATCTTTCATTGCAAGATAATACCCCTTTTGTTAAAGCATCTTTTAATGTGACTTGAAagacttttttcaaaaattaaaggtCATTTAATTAAAATCGAAAGTGATGTTCACATGAGGAATCATTAGAGGTGGGGTATTCTTCCTCTTTTACTGATGGGGGAGCTAATCGAAAATCTTGAAACCATAGGGATgctttttttgtgcttttgaaGACAACGAATGTGGACAGTGGTGATTTGTCTTTGTGTAATGCAAGGATAAAAAAAACcagtggagttgacaaaagtagGTTGCTGAAAAGGGCTGGGGCTCTTTTATTGTCAGTATCTTACACGTGGCTTGTACCTATTTCACAGATaaagatttttataagttggtTATTTTATGGGCAGTGGAGGATAAGATAATAATATTATCTCTTCCTCAAAGGTACTAGGAGGAGAAGCTTCTAAATGTACACCTAAATTAGACTCCCTACACCctcatttttcttgtcttaAAACCATGCCCACATTGGTGGTCTGGACTTCGATGTATGGGGGTTCGCAAGATCGGACAGTGCACAGGAATTGTCGGCTGGGGAAGGATGGAGGAGGCGGAGGGAAGGTATTAACAAGAGTGGGGATAGAGGCTGTGAAAGATAGCGTGAGGAGTTTCAGTAAGATGAGAGAGGTGCTGAGAGTGGGGTTTCGGTGGTTTATAATAAGGTGCAAGGATCATTTGAGTCTGGAGAAATTGAAGATTAAGGAAATAGCTTCCGATGTGGTGTTTGCATATACAGGTATGGATTTAGCTCAATTCTGAAGCTTGGTTCGGATGTCACTTTGTGTTGCTTGGCTTCATATGTTGATGGACGTTAGCGATCGGACTAAGCCCAATCCTGGATTTAAAATAGGCTAAGTTGAACCAATGTGAATTTAGTTTGAGGGTCATTGTCAGCAGTTCTTCTCATCTAAGGGGTAAAAGTGGGAGAATGACTAACTTAAAAATCATTACACAGAAAAGTGCAGAAGGGCCCTAAATTTCCAACAAATTGTAATTCTCCCCCTATGACAAAGACCGTTTAGTGGGACCCAAATATAACTTCTTTAGCCTCTTTGCTTGAAAAATCCCACAGGGAGCAGGGAGGAAATAGTTTACAATTGGATGACAATTAAAAACAACCGGAAATCACGAATCTGTGGCCCCACGTAATGGGGACAATTATTCAGTGTTTCCCCACCCAACCTACGCATATGGACcatctaagtcacataatgcgtgGTTGCATGCACCACCGTATGCAGGCACGGGAGTGCGAGCGTAAGCGTCTTTCGAAAACCTTTGAAATAGTTACATTTGAATGACATTTTGGAACTCAGGGTGCGTGACGTCCCTTTGACGCACTACACCGAACAAGAATGGATGGAGATCTGTTCGTTAGAGatgtaatctgaaccgttcattgtCAAGTATGTACGGCCCAAATTGGCCACTCATGCTGGCACCCCAAATTCGACATTTTGATGCATTGCGTGAAGGACCCTACTAGGGCCGTGGGCCCCAACCGTTCAGTGGGTGGTCCCCGCTACGTGTGGCCGTGAATGCATTAGGCTCTTTGGGCCACGGGTCCACACCATTTTTATCTTATGTCAGTCGGGTCCACACCATTTACTTTGGTCCTTCTCGTTTTGGACCCGACTCCTCTCTTTTAGTTTGATAACTAGACGACAAACGGCTAGAAGCCGATTCAGTGGCGATCCTTTACTCACCTCCATGAGTGTAGTGATGGGTTCAACATCGGAGCTAAACGGCTTTTGTACGCCATGTTCAATTGCACGCAAAGAATGGAAAAGGGCGGAGAAATCAATTTTCCTGTGACTTTCCTCGTGTTCAGATAccaaaaaatttgtgaaaattatAACTTCAACTTTTTTGCTGAAAAATACATCTTGCTAAAAGCTACATGAATTTTAGTTTTCTTGCAAGAGGTCAATTGACCCTTTTGTTCGTACTTAAACATTTCACGGCGAAGGCAATTTTTAATGGCACGGAACTGCCCAAAAACCTACCACCACACCAAGTGACCTTGAGCTTAGGTCAAGTGGTCTATCCCCTAGGGCCGGTgtgatttgaattttgagggagatttttaaGATTAATGGATGGAGAGGTAtatatagagaaaatttattgaataccGTGTCTAGGAATTTTGagatcccaaaacgaacaaggccctAGTGATAAGATTCAAGGGTAGGATTATGGGCACGAGTTGATACTAATACATAATCGATCCTTAACAatatactccct is a window encoding:
- the LOC131310151 gene encoding protein TIME FOR COFFEE isoform X2; this translates as MDRNREARKSTMAASANGLSRRRHRTNSLRDSPEEDGGPMELTEATARLRDRGVKKDRDRERLSRNRKRRGGGDRLSGVGEESSEESVNDEEEDDYDDERVGGGGGMRMYPPTVPSSNQPAAAAALGNNNHNQYVNRKSFPPAVVTANVARPGWKPADQVIGFTVPRKARSASGKRPQECSISGSGVGTEQINRQTSTSPVRLTPSPSPVSPPSSSNASVRKKMPNNNNNNGLKPRPPKSASKPASSNPEELEIEIAEVLYGMMTQSHNNSSSKKDVVGSDSVSLDAREMNNNSNKSRVSSPISNSTSQLPQNSSSSAAPLSAVAPKRKRPRQVSDNLGSSFSVRHGPISSMTKVEVDLPPKKEISSPTVGSAAENGGVPLDFANSQVGPPPSELPDSSRDVGLAKEEAAVTSPKKESPAVRPDSDREIATVTEAEPTISTFESKREEKFEIDLMAPPPQMRSSPEREGEINFGSVLEQKPLTRNKEGENAVKSGREEAVNAEPEQKRAKVTVEEGESERKPVLVNKERKINLQLNLEKHERDVKLNPDVHKPQQQQQPKPVKDELPHSEKIAQSGSVPLPMSVASWPGGLPPMGTYMAPLRGVVSMDGNTVSPAPIQPLFSHPRPKRCATHCYIARNIHYLQQFMKMNPFWPPAAGSAASLFGAKPCNLNLMPSAELQGNNAGKILNSVQEKGQGLSIFPSQSAKDKGSQANNIADAQRKQQQIMLQQALPPGAPSNILHGPAFIFPLNQQQAAAAAAAASVRPGSVKPPTSSGNVAASTASTSASVSGSTTAPPAATAVTFSYPNMPASETQFLAILQNNPYPFPIPSVGAPPTYRGTQAQAMPFFNGSFYSSQMMHPAQLQQQQQQQQLSAQQQNTSSGSSSSQKHLHSQQQQQQQQQQQRPQGSSGNNLHNFPAPKKTNQHMTNAEVGGEDSPSTADSRVSRASKGVYSQNFAAMSMPIHTQNFALMSPAPLSVLGGAASGGGNQGEKKQQQQQQQQGLKAGVESITPQTFAMSFGSMSGVDMSSVAQNHAMLQSLPDSTRHSIQMMAVAQAANQKKNFRVSEEAKTASAIGDTSTNPDEEKKNSTVKPPSTVGQQSIVFSRTDVPDSISSASLRATRTSSTPNAMATANAPPNSPLQAQLQFQQHQQVMHQLQKQHQQQQQQLVAAAAAVRNKTPSTSNGSVYSDHLASSAKIPNGLSNFQQNLVQNSSSSSSQSHQWKNSLKTASQVPSTTSSLKNPPPQQQNRTQHNQTQISFGGTQKQATPPPPQGQQAANSHHAPSPPMAVGSPTTSSISKGASASPRTTTTPASAASRSAQPSALSSQPPKNSASVGSRNVSSVLSNSHVTNSHVTSFSNTSAKPQMQQQQQQMLISHFMQTQAANQQPFYLQRRIFEQSKPVSSATSSSTGMLSLCSPTTGSNASTSDAKAVAASATSAVASNLKGGASPSQGILHSAVPPGFAYVHAVPSTGQVKPAEQKQPAGNRDSLTRK